CGGCTCGCCGCCGAGTGCGTTCAGGATGTTGATCTGGCGCGGCGTGTTGTTCACGTGGTCGTCACCGCGGATCACGTGCGTGATGCCCATGTCCATGTCGTCCACCACCACGCAGAAGTTGTAGATCGGCGTGCCGTCCGGGCGCGCGATCACGAGGTCGTCGAGCTCCTCGTTCGAGATCTCGACACGCCCCTTCACCGCATCGTCCCACACGACCGTGCCCGTCAGCGGATTGCGGAAGCGCAGCACCGGCTTCACGCCGGCCGGCGGCTCCGGCAGCACCTTGCCGGGCTCCGGACGCCACGTACCGTCGTAGCGCGGCTTCAGGCCGGCTTCGCGCTGGCGTTCGCGCAGCGCGTCGAGTTCCTCGGCCGACATGTAGCACGCATATGCGAGACCCTTCTCGAGCATTTGCGCGAGCACTTCGCGATAGCGGTCCATCCGCTGCATCTGGTAGATCGGGCCTTCGTCGAAATCCAGCCCGAGCCACTGCATCCCCTCGAGGATCGCATCGACCGCTTCCTGCGACGAGCGCTCGACGTCGGTATCCTCGATGCGCAGCACGAACGTGCCTTTCATCTTGCGGGCGAACGCCCACGGATAAAGTGCGGAGCGAATGTTGCCGAGGTGGATGAAGCCGGTGGGACTCGGCGCGAAGCGGGTACGGACAGGACGGGTCATAAACGGTAACTCGAACGCCTGGGGCGCATGAATGATTCGACGCGGGACGACGCGGCAGCCCGGACAGCAACGGAGCCGGCGGCGCCCGGAACGGGAAAGAAGCCGGAATTATACTCGCGCCGGACATCGCGCCAAGCGCACCGCTTGCTTTATGATGTGCGCGCCGCGGCCGCCAGCCGGCGCGGCGCCGGCCGCACGCAACCCGCTGCGCGGCCGCTCGGAACCTATCGCCGCCGCGGGCCGTGTAACCCGCCGCCAAGCCGCCGGAGAACCATTCGATGTCGTCCCCTCGCCTGTCGCGCCGTCACTTCACGATCGCGTGCGCGTCCGCCAGCCTCGCCGCCTGTACGTCCTTCGGCGACAAGTCCCGCCCCGGCACGGCCCTGCCGCAGGAGAAGCCCGTCAAGATCGGCATCGCGCTCGGCGGCGGCGCCGCGCGCGGGTTCTCGCACATCGGCGTGCTGAAGGCGCTCGAGGCGCGCGGCATTCCGATCGAGATCGTCGCCGGAACGAGCGCGGGCTCGGTGGTCGGCGCGCTCTACGCGTCAGGCATGAACGCGCTGCAGATCAACAAGATCGCCCTCGACATGGACCAGGCATCGATCAGCGACTGGGCGCTGCCGTTTCGCTCGCGCGGCCTGCTGCAAGGCGTCGCGCTGCAAAACTTCCTGAACAAGACGCTCAACAACCGGCCGATCGAGAAGATGGCGAAGCCGCTCGGCATCGTCGCGACGGACCTGCAAAGCGGCCAGCCGATCCTGTTCCAGCAAGGCAACACGGGGCTCGCGGTGCGCGCGTCGTGCAGCGTGCCGTCGGTGTTCGAGCCGGTGAAGATCGGCAATCGCGAATATGTGGACGGCGGGCTGGTGAGCCCGGTGCCGGCGTCGTTCGCGCGCAAGATGGGCGCGAGCTTCGTGATCGCGGTCGACATCTCGGCCCGGCCGGACGGCGCGGCGACCAACAACCCGATCGAGATGCTGCTGCAGACCTTCACGATCATGGGCCAGACGATCAAGACCTACGAGCTCGACAAGTATGCGGACGTCGTGATTCGCCCGAACCTGGCGGCGATGGGCGGCAGCGACTTCAACCAGCGCAACGCGGCGATCCTCGCGGGCGAGGAAGCGGTCGCGCGCGTCATGCCGGAACTGCAGCGCAAGCTCGCGGCGGCGCGGGGCGTGACTGCCGCCGCGTAGGCCGCGATGGGCGGGAGGCCGCGGCACGCGCCGCCTCCCGGTGGCCGACGGAACGACTTACGCCGCGCCGT
This DNA window, taken from Burkholderia cenocepacia, encodes the following:
- a CDS encoding patatin-like phospholipase family protein, with the translated sequence MSSPRLSRRHFTIACASASLAACTSFGDKSRPGTALPQEKPVKIGIALGGGAARGFSHIGVLKALEARGIPIEIVAGTSAGSVVGALYASGMNALQINKIALDMDQASISDWALPFRSRGLLQGVALQNFLNKTLNNRPIEKMAKPLGIVATDLQSGQPILFQQGNTGLAVRASCSVPSVFEPVKIGNREYVDGGLVSPVPASFARKMGASFVIAVDISARPDGAATNNPIEMLLQTFTIMGQTIKTYELDKYADVVIRPNLAAMGGSDFNQRNAAILAGEEAVARVMPELQRKLAAARGVTAAA